A region of Lycium barbarum isolate Lr01 chromosome 3, ASM1917538v2, whole genome shotgun sequence DNA encodes the following proteins:
- the LOC132630882 gene encoding uncharacterized protein LOC132630882: protein MDFPMLATMASMIQHLEGSHIDPLRISLKEEHAHFCNMEAEPDGKAWYNDIKIYLERREYPEGITSGQKKTIRRMANSFFLNNEFGVPESIITDNVANLNSHLMKDICEQFKITHRNLTAYQPQMNGAVEAANKNIKRILRKRTDSYKVSGSDAVIPAEGEIPSLRIIQEAELDNAEWVRARYEKLALIDKKMMAAICHG from the exons ATGGATTTTCCGATGTTGGCTACAATGGCATCAATGATCCAACATCTTGAAGGCAGTCATATCGACCCGCTAAGGATAAGCTTGAAAGAAGAGCACGCCCACTTTTGCAACATGGAGGCTGAGCCAGATGGTAAGGCATGGTACAATGACATCAAAATATATTTGGAAAGACGGGAATATCCCGAAGGCATCACAAgtggacaaaagaagaccatcagaagAATGGCAAATAGTTTCTTTCTGAacaatgaa TTCGGTGTGCCCGAAtccatcataacagacaatgtAGCAAATTTGAATAGCCATCTCatgaaggatatctgtgagcaattcaagatcactcacAGAAACTTGACAGCCTACCAGCCACAAATGAACGGAgccgtagaagcagccaacaagaatatcaagaggatattgaggaaaaGGACTGATAGTTATAAAG TCTCTGGTAGTGACGCAGTCATACCTGCCGAAGGCGAGATACCTTCTTTGAGAATCATTCAAGAAGCAGAACTGGACAATGCTGAATGGGTCCGAGCTCGATATGAGAAATTAGCTTTAATCGACAAGAAAATGATGGCTGCCATATGTCATGGTTAA